A single Triticum dicoccoides isolate Atlit2015 ecotype Zavitan chromosome 2A, WEW_v2.0, whole genome shotgun sequence DNA region contains:
- the LOC119354495 gene encoding auxin response factor 3-like codes for MGALQQSVARPTAFGFIVPYWKCLKSLNRPFCIRMRFKIQYRSQDVNERRSRMITGINEVDPIRWIGSKWKSLLVRWDDGSDCNSQNRPSPWEIEIVGGSVSIAQSVKIQF; via the exons ATGGGGGCTCTACAACAATCAGTTGCAAG GCCTACTGCATTCGGATTTATTGTTCCGTACTGGAAGTGCCTGAAGAGCTTGAATCGTCCATTTTGTATTAGAATGAGATTTAAGATTCAGTACAGGAGTCAAGATGTTAATGAGAG GCGATCTAGAATGATTACAGGTATTAATGAAGTAGACCCCATTAGGTGGATTGGTTCAAAATGGAAAAGCCTGCTG GTAAGATGGGATGATGGCTCAGACTGTAACAGCCAAAATAGACCATCTCCATGGGAGATCGAGATAGTTGGTGGCTCAGTCTCCATTGCCCAGTCTGTCAAAATCCAGTTCTAA